In Endozoicomonas sp. GU-1, one DNA window encodes the following:
- a CDS encoding helix-turn-helix domain-containing protein: MLDMNTLGERVEYIQRKVGGSGKLKELSGVSQPQQSRLVRGSLDNPSIQTIQSIAQAGGVSLNWLVNGEGTPDDGGSGSGYISINFIGWSGKPPFLFDRNYLVNVLGVPVDKAVMYHETSDCMAPVIHKDSYLIINTARPAGDGMGLIRIKGQEQLYLRFLQVNPITGKVSVTTANQNYLPFEVDQTDIEYIGMPAWFGAR; this comes from the coding sequence ATGCTTGATATGAATACGCTTGGTGAACGGGTCGAATACATCCAGCGCAAGGTTGGCGGGTCCGGGAAGCTGAAAGAGTTGTCCGGTGTGTCTCAGCCCCAGCAATCCCGTCTGGTTCGCGGGTCACTGGACAACCCCAGCATTCAAACGATTCAGTCCATCGCCCAGGCGGGTGGTGTGTCGTTGAACTGGCTGGTGAATGGTGAAGGCACTCCTGACGATGGCGGGAGTGGGTCTGGTTATATCTCGATTAACTTTATTGGCTGGTCTGGTAAACCTCCGTTTCTGTTTGACCGAAATTATCTGGTGAATGTGCTGGGCGTGCCAGTGGACAAAGCGGTGATGTATCACGAAACCAGTGACTGCATGGCACCCGTTATCCATAAAGATTCATATCTGATTATTAATACGGCTCGACCTGCAGGGGATGGTATGGGTTTGATTAGAATTAAAGGTCAGGAACAACTTTACCTGCGTTTTCTTCAGGTGAACCCCATCACCGGTAAGGTCAGTGTTACCACAGCCAATCAGAACTACCTCCCCTTTGAAGTTGATCAGACTGATATTGAATACATTGGCATGCCTGCGTGGTTTGGTGCCCGGTAA
- a CDS encoding helix-turn-helix transcriptional regulator: MNKADLSELLSSLLQKLTESDGVDIRHDQLYSRKELMNLLGISRFTLDRVLDSGEFPKPIKVAGQDRWPSSVINRHIRQNNAQLKEDQELMSQARKALEAN, translated from the coding sequence ATGAATAAAGCGGACTTATCTGAATTACTTTCGTCGCTTCTGCAAAAGCTGACGGAATCTGATGGGGTGGATATTCGACATGATCAGCTATACAGCCGCAAGGAGTTGATGAACCTGCTGGGGATTTCCCGTTTCACACTAGACAGAGTTCTGGACAGTGGCGAATTTCCCAAACCCATCAAAGTCGCCGGCCAGGATCGCTGGCCATCATCCGTCATCAACCGCCATATCCGCCAGAACAACGCCCAGTTGAAAGAAGATCAAGAACTGATGTCGCAGGCTCGCAAAGCTCTGGAGGCGAACTGA
- a CDS encoding toprim domain-containing protein — protein MVWDRDKEILDALMNDHSFGFKDKGKVLNQGKCPNCGRKSVWVPKDKPGRVQCDHETSCKPFHYSVTTKELYPELFENYAEKHPATEEDPKATARVYLNDRGFNSAIIAEWYEQGYFPLKGGEVAPTVRINLWDGFYWERIIDKKHVAQAGRKNSYKKGIQYSGKHWEPKGFMLEDDDECIITEGIFNAWVFLHQDRKAVASLSSGNFPAQLVESNRRRGITWILAYDNDTAGLKHMREYIEHLDKMGEQWKVMLTRNSKQDWNDEFQADRIDDKYLNDALWRGCVSMAKSAREKAFWLWARSSQSRIKVEHYHALYSFKADEKASKEVSEVLGIDGTGLDFLWINNDYQEVKDAQAAFNGKLSGGRISNCVPRFLYIERDPLTEEQDYFFDVTFRNGNPKRLIALDGSSLESASSLNKALLGKTSGGTFDGDANDIKNLKEEWFDHRTTEITRLRFVGYDKASKTWVYPEFGFHGGRFIEQNDMGYLSAGQNKVKTKVASNQVKMIHREQHDEGWINLYEKTFGHIGLIVMAWWLCTLFAEHIREKYQDWPFLELTGEPGTGKTTLLKFLWRCVGRIDGYEGFDPAKSSVAGRSRTLERYSALPTVVIEADRADKPGAKKSFDFNEFKDFFNGGIIRTTGVKNGGNETVEPPYRGGVLIAQNASVDSDDDAVMERIVHCHSTKAHHTHNSKEYARHMASMKTEDVCGWLHKALTSEKQFLETFDQQLTTILDNYHQRKEVVRERIIENHAKIAAGVWCLQILFPRHMTTEKCKSLQDALWTMAVERERRIKADSPLVEMFWEYYEDLNVMEYEDHESREFVTAERLNHSRTEDVIAINLVEFEKMASKHGLRIPMADLKKQLPNCHSRPFMERKNVNSQITGKSKSCWVFRREAGK, from the coding sequence ATGGTCTGGGACAGGGATAAAGAAATCCTTGACGCCCTGATGAACGACCACTCGTTCGGGTTCAAGGACAAAGGCAAGGTACTCAATCAGGGCAAGTGTCCCAACTGTGGACGTAAATCGGTATGGGTACCCAAAGATAAGCCCGGTCGCGTTCAGTGTGACCATGAAACCTCATGCAAGCCGTTTCACTACAGTGTCACCACCAAAGAACTCTATCCAGAGCTGTTTGAAAACTATGCCGAAAAGCATCCAGCCACAGAGGAAGATCCAAAGGCAACAGCCAGAGTCTATCTGAATGACCGTGGTTTCAATTCCGCCATCATTGCTGAGTGGTACGAGCAGGGCTACTTCCCGTTAAAAGGTGGCGAAGTCGCACCCACCGTTCGCATCAACCTGTGGGATGGGTTCTACTGGGAACGCATCATCGACAAAAAGCACGTCGCCCAGGCTGGCCGTAAAAACTCCTACAAAAAAGGCATTCAGTATTCTGGCAAACACTGGGAGCCCAAAGGCTTCATGCTGGAAGACGATGACGAGTGCATCATCACCGAAGGCATCTTCAACGCCTGGGTATTCCTGCATCAAGATCGCAAGGCCGTAGCGTCCCTCAGCTCTGGCAACTTTCCCGCACAACTGGTGGAGAGCAACCGGCGCAGGGGGATTACCTGGATACTGGCCTACGACAATGACACCGCAGGCCTGAAGCATATGCGGGAGTACATCGAGCACCTCGACAAAATGGGCGAGCAATGGAAAGTCATGCTCACCAGGAACAGTAAACAGGATTGGAATGATGAATTTCAGGCTGACCGTATCGATGATAAATACCTGAACGATGCCCTCTGGCGTGGCTGTGTCTCCATGGCCAAGAGTGCCCGGGAAAAAGCATTCTGGCTCTGGGCGAGAAGCTCACAGAGTCGGATCAAGGTTGAACACTACCATGCGCTCTACAGCTTCAAGGCCGACGAAAAGGCCAGCAAAGAAGTCAGTGAAGTGCTGGGCATCGATGGCACTGGTCTGGACTTTCTGTGGATCAACAATGACTACCAGGAAGTCAAGGACGCTCAGGCGGCCTTTAATGGCAAATTGTCCGGTGGCCGTATCAGCAACTGCGTGCCCCGTTTCCTCTACATCGAGCGCGACCCACTCACCGAAGAGCAGGACTACTTCTTTGATGTCACGTTCCGCAATGGCAATCCCAAGCGCCTGATCGCCCTGGACGGTTCCAGCCTGGAATCAGCCAGCAGCCTGAACAAAGCCCTATTGGGTAAAACCTCTGGCGGCACCTTCGATGGTGATGCCAACGACATCAAGAACCTGAAAGAAGAGTGGTTCGACCACAGAACCACGGAGATTACCCGCCTGCGTTTTGTCGGTTACGACAAAGCCAGCAAAACATGGGTGTATCCGGAGTTTGGTTTTCACGGTGGCAGGTTTATCGAACAAAACGACATGGGCTATCTGAGCGCAGGTCAGAACAAAGTCAAAACCAAGGTGGCCAGCAACCAGGTAAAGATGATTCATCGGGAGCAACACGATGAAGGCTGGATCAACCTTTACGAAAAAACCTTTGGTCATATCGGCCTGATTGTCATGGCCTGGTGGTTGTGCACCCTGTTTGCCGAGCATATCCGGGAGAAATACCAGGACTGGCCATTCCTGGAACTCACCGGCGAACCGGGCACCGGTAAAACCACGTTATTGAAGTTCCTCTGGCGCTGCGTTGGCCGGATCGATGGCTATGAAGGTTTCGACCCAGCGAAATCCTCCGTGGCTGGCCGCTCCAGAACACTGGAACGATACAGCGCACTGCCCACTGTGGTGATTGAAGCCGACCGCGCCGACAAGCCTGGAGCCAAAAAGAGTTTCGACTTCAACGAGTTCAAGGACTTCTTTAATGGCGGGATCATCCGCACCACCGGTGTAAAGAATGGCGGCAACGAAACCGTTGAGCCTCCTTACCGTGGCGGTGTGCTGATTGCCCAGAATGCCAGCGTAGACAGCGACGACGATGCAGTAATGGAGCGTATTGTTCACTGCCACTCCACCAAGGCGCACCACACCCACAACTCAAAAGAATATGCACGCCACATGGCGTCTATGAAAACCGAAGATGTGTGTGGCTGGCTGCACAAGGCGCTCACCAGTGAAAAGCAGTTCCTGGAAACCTTTGACCAGCAACTGACAACGATCCTGGACAACTATCACCAGCGCAAGGAAGTAGTGCGGGAACGGATCATCGAAAACCACGCCAAGATTGCCGCCGGTGTCTGGTGCCTGCAGATCCTGTTCCCCAGGCACATGACCACAGAGAAGTGCAAAAGCCTGCAAGATGCCCTGTGGACCATGGCGGTAGAGCGTGAACGTCGCATCAAGGCAGACAGCCCTCTGGTGGAAATGTTCTGGGAATACTACGAAGACCTGAACGTCATGGAGTACGAAGACCATGAATCCCGGGAGTTTGTCACCGCAGAACGGTTAAACCATTCCCGTACTGAAGACGTGATTGCCATCAACCTGGTGGAGTTTGAAAAGATGGCCAGCAAGCACGGCCTGCGCATTCCCATGGCGGACCTTAAAAAGCAGCTGCCTAACTGCCACTCCCGCCCGTTCATGGAAAGAAAGAACGTCAATAGTCAGATAACGGGCAAGAGCAAAAGCTGCTGGGTATTCCGCAGGGAGGCCGGCAAATGA
- a CDS encoding DUF7673 family protein, with protein sequence MKNTNQTIGAMNPEVSPEALDAIAEALQESRLTMADYARATEDLYHCAIQGTGTSRAAAQLLLSAYNGSNWQLDITDLCLLHGNLKKQALIFIECRLTLGEEPHRVLGSGDKKFFALARQWRRYHIRNRWKQICWECAGSGKAFVNPDDDNDDRTKTCPECGGEGLLAEVESF encoded by the coding sequence ATGAAAAACACCAATCAAACCATCGGTGCAATGAATCCGGAAGTCAGCCCCGAAGCTCTGGACGCCATTGCTGAAGCCCTGCAGGAATCACGACTGACCATGGCTGACTACGCCCGGGCAACAGAAGACCTTTACCACTGTGCCATCCAGGGCACCGGCACCAGTAGGGCAGCGGCACAGCTGTTGCTCAGTGCCTACAACGGCAGCAACTGGCAGCTGGACATCACCGACCTGTGCCTGTTGCACGGCAACCTGAAAAAACAGGCCCTGATCTTTATCGAGTGTCGGTTAACCCTGGGAGAAGAACCCCATCGGGTGCTGGGCAGTGGTGACAAGAAATTTTTTGCCCTGGCACGCCAGTGGCGACGCTACCACATCCGCAACCGCTGGAAGCAAATCTGCTGGGAATGCGCCGGTTCGGGCAAGGCTTTTGTGAATCCCGACGATGATAACGACGACAGAACCAAAACCTGCCCGGAGTGCGGGGGTGAAGGCCTGCTGGCAGAAGTGGAGTCTTTCTGA